The sequence below is a genomic window from Hydractinia symbiolongicarpus strain clone_291-10 chromosome 10, HSymV2.1, whole genome shotgun sequence.
TGAAAAGTTTGAACTAATGACAGATCTTTTGGTTTAAGACTGTTCTTACattcatatattttttactgATTATTCTAACTAACCATGGACCGTAGCAAGATGTTGAAGGTTGTGGGGGAAAAATGCCTCACCATTTAATCGGCGTTTTTGCtattttcaggaaaataattGCGACTTATTTACGGTGGTCAAGACGAGAAAAGTTAAGACACAAAGGCACTCTGCAATCTACAAGTTTGCTGATAAACAAATGCTATACTTATTTTGCATTGAggttaataacaaaaaatcgAAGATATTAGAGTACAAATGTCAAAAATAAGGTGCTGTCTGTCAATTTATGCATCTTATTTGTACTAATTTTATGTCCGcgtgtattaattttcgcgaagtgaaaaaagatttatttcacGCGTATCAATTTTCGCTTTTATCATTTTGCGCGCAAGTTAGAATTACTTAACAAATCACATAAAAAGTGAACTTCAGGATTTCAGGCAACCTAAGATGCATTCTTTTCGCGCGAATAAATATTTCGTGCAAAAGCGGAAAGTAGAACGCGCAaaaattagtacgaatatgGCAATTCCTCGACATTATACTGCTGATATATTTCTTTTGCAGCTAAGCGTGACTACAGCCATACAACGTGAGAAGTCttacaaaaataattgttaTTGATATAGCACAAAATATAAATGtgaaggaaatattttttatacaaaaaagaatCCATTGTAATTAactagaaaaagaagaagaaaaagaagaagcgaTAATGTCTAATGAGAGAAATTAGTTTATGGATTAGtttatttcctttttaatttttatttcttattattattactttctGAAACATTATGATTTCACGGGACTGAATCCgtttaaagtttaaagataattaaccaTGACGTTAAATGGAGACTGTTATAAAAAATTCTCTTCTGAGTACCCCCTGCTGTTCGTTGCTTCACGTTCTTGACATAGAAGGTTTATTACTGACCAATGAACTGACTTAACCTCTTTTTTGATTTCTTGGCCTTTTTCTTCAATGACTTTGAGGTTTTAGCATACTTAGATTTTCCTTTTTTGACCTTCTTCTTaaatggtggtggtggtggaggcGGTGGCGGAGGTGGTGGAGGTGGCTCGGTTGGTGGTACTGGTGGTTCAGTTGGGGGTGGAGGTGGCGGTGGTGGAGGTGGAGGTGGTGCTGGTGCTGGCGGTGGTGGTGCGTCTGGGGGTGGTGGGGGTGGATATTGAGGTGGTGGAGGTGGTGGGTACTCTGGTGGAGGATATGGATATGGTGGCGCCACAGGTTGTTGCTCTTCTTCGCCACTTTGTTCATCATCTTCTTCCTCGGGTGTCTCTCCTCCATCTCTTTGTTCAGCTTCTTCTGGCTGTTCATCTTCTTCACCATCAATGGAAGCTGGTTTTTTCCCATGCTTTGCCTTCTCTGCTGGCGCAGCTTTTGcagcttcttcttcttcatcgtcatcatcatcattcttggtaTGTTTAGCTTTACCTTGCTTTATCTGTACTTGCTTAGTGACCTCTGGTTCACCATCCTCTtcttcatcgtcatcatcatcacctTCCTTATTATACTCATCCAACAGAATGGACAGCAAGCTTCGTCGTTTTCTTTCGCCATTTTGTTTCAAGTGGCTTTTAGACTTAGTATGAGATTTAGCATGTTGAATAGAAGGAGCGTTTGGAGTTTGAGAGATTTTGTTGACCGTATGCGTTAGTACAGTTCCTTTTTTATGAGACTTCTTTTGCacttttttatgcttttttactttcttttcctCTTTAACCTCCTTCACTTCTTCTTCGCCATCTTCACCGTCTTCTCCGTCTAATTGTTCTAAAAATCCATACCGTAATTAacgtttttttttgtgttgatAATTATACATAAATCGTGTGAATGTGCTGCCATCTGTGCTTGGATGATAGTTATATATGCGTGAATGTGCAGACGTTCTGGTGAATCTTGATCAACTTTAGTTTTAGTGTGAAAACTCATTATTCTTCATGTGTGTCCGTGTAGGGTATCTTTGCGTTATAAGCGCGTGTTAACATATGAAAAACTATAAGACTATCCTACGTTAGCGTCTTTCTTTCTGATAATAGTTAAATATAGATCTTACTACATACGGTGGATGCTCTTGAATAGGTTATATATAATTTGCAACAACTTTAACTAATCTAATTCAACCTCAACTCAGTATGTGTGTAGGTAATTATAAGTAAAAGAAAATGTAagcgataaaaaaaatatatataagtaAGGCATGTATAACATAGCGTAAAGTATTGAGATGAAATGTAGATGGAAATAGACTGAAGTATGTCACTTAAAATAGTTAAACTCACCAGCGGAGCCATCATCATCTTCGTCAGCTTTTGCTggcggtggtggtggtggaAGCTCTGGTGGTggaggaggtggtggtggaggaGGTGGTGGGACCTctggtggaggtggtggtggataCTCTGGTGGTGGCGGTGGTGGAACCTCTGCTGGTGGTGGTGGGGCTTccgctataataaaaaaaattatatataaatatatatatatacataaaagttAATCTAATAAACAATATTGTGAAAAAAGTTCAGTTATATTTACCTGGTGGTGGACAATCCCAGATTTTCTCTGCGTCGTTCCATACTCCCCCGTCGCATGGCGGCGGTGCGGGAGGTGGTGGGCCGGGAAGTTTAGTCCAGCCTGGTGCTGGTACTGGTGGTGGGGGTGGAGGTGGAGGTGGAAAGCCTGGGGGTGGTGGAGGGGGTGGCGGAGGTGGAGGTTCGAATTGGCTGTCTCCTTTGTTTGAATTAGCTGCTTTTGCGTTCTTTGGGGCTTTTTCTCCGATTTTCTAGATGTATAAATGATGTTTTATATTGACAGATGTTCAGTAGAGATGAGAAAGATGTTTTGGGCAGGCATCATTCTATGTGGAAAAATACGCCACATACCCAAAATTCAGAATCATATTTTTATCGGAAAAAAACCAAGTTACTTTGCCACAATAATTCTATTATGTCAAGATAAGATAAAAGCATGTTCTGAGGGTTAATACCGTCTTGTCGTTGgggacaaaattgttttttttagacCTGGCAAAAATACAGTGTAAAAGTATTACAATTACAAATAAGCTTACCTTCACTTTAATTTCTGAAGAAAGGCCACCTGATTTTGCATGAGCTTTGTGGTGTTTATGCTTCTTAGCTAAATAAACAGAAAGTTAAAGAAATCAATAATCATTAATGCTATGTCTAAAGTCCAATCTTTTGGTGCAGTCATTTTAAGTTTATGCGTGCATTTCTGTTTCCAGTATACATTGTACTGCTTGGATGCACGACTGCGCATCGCTAAGTATGCCGTACTTAACTTAATGTATCTTTAATTTTGCGTATTATGGCAAAATTTTCTAATCTcgccaaaatttattttctcaaattctcaaaatatttttattttggaaacTAAGAtaggaaattattttattttaaatgttatgtAAAATAACCGCGAGAAAGACTTGAACCTGCttcatgcttataaaaaatcaaTACCGTCTCACGGATTTTTAGGCCATGGTCTCTAGAATCTAAATTTTATAGGTTTTTGTAATCCCTCTGGGAACCTAAATTAGACGCAATTGGTTTTTAGGCCTTCCAGAAAATTTAAGATATATTTATTTCCACCTGTAATATTGATTATggcttttctcaaaaaaaatattctatcCAGACTACCTCGTCCCCAtggctctttttctctttctgacctCAAACGGCggagattgtcagaaaaagaaaaagggcTCTGGGAACGAGTTTGGTATCCGGACTTACAAGAAAAGCTTTTAGGTGAACATTTTGCAaagaaattatttgttttttgttatagatttttttagttttttagttattttaactATATGACAGCGTAGCTTGTAATTAAGATAGATAGCTATATCTCCCTAATTTAACATTAAAATAttgcacttttttataagaactttttttaataacaccGAGGCtaagaattgttaaaaaataaaaacaaaaaaacaacaatagtaAGGCCTAAAatttactgtttttttcttttttcctgaaAAGCACAACAAAAAAGGAGACATATTCAACACAGCATATTTCACAGAATCAATGTTGCGATTTTACAATATCCATATACACGGGGGACGAGAATAGGTTTAccatatatttaaaataaaatcgtaaaaaaaaaacgtgtaaatatattgagaaataattcaaaagcaaacaaaaataaactagtCTAGTTGCTTGTGATTTCTAAATATTTTCGCCAcaaagtttgttttaaaaataattagacTACTCTTTGTGCAAGCGGTTGAGCTCCCT
It includes:
- the LOC130612664 gene encoding basic proline-rich protein-like isoform X1, whose product is MRFLQIVLLGVLVCAIVSAKKHKHHKAHAKSGGLSSEIKVKKIGEKAPKNAKAANSNKGDSQFEPPPPPPPPPPPGFPPPPPPPPPVPAPGWTKLPGPPPPAPPPCDGGVWNDAEKIWDCPPPAEAPPPPAEVPPPPPPEYPPPPPPEVPPPPPPPPPPPPELPPPPPPAKADEDDDGSAEQLDGEDGEDGEEEVKEVKEEKKVKKHKKVQKKSHKKGTVLTHTVNKISQTPNAPSIQHAKSHTKSKSHLKQNGERKRRSLLSILLDEYNKEGDDDDDEEEDGEPEVTKQVQIKQGKAKHTKNDDDDDEEEEAAKAAPAEKAKHGKKPASIDGEEDEQPEEAEQRDGGETPEEEDDEQSGEEEQQPVAPPYPYPPPEYPPPPPPQYPPPPPPDAPPPPAPAPPPPPPPPPPPPTEPPVPPTEPPPPPPPPPPPPPPFKKKVKKGKSKYAKTSKSLKKKAKKSKKRLSQFIGQ